TAAGTGAATCTTTATTTTCACTAATTTTTAGGATATATCCCAGGTCCAGAAGAAGAAAGGATGTTGTGGATGACCTTCAAACTCCCGCTATTAGCAGATCTAACAAGAAAAACGACCTTCTAATACTCTAATAGTATTTAATATAGTAACCACTTggttaaatatgtaaaataaattactggaataaaattaaataaaaattagtatGGTACAGTATTGCTTGGGAGTTTTAAACGGTCTTCATGTTTACAAATTGGTCCAAATCACCAGGTTTCAAATCAATTCTAATTCTAAGGGAACAGCTTGGACATTCTGAGATGAGATTACCTAaagtaattattaaatttaatcaaatttaccCTTCAAAAGGTCTTCTAAAGCAATTTCAAAGAGGTCTCCACAGGGACAAAGGTAATAAAAAGTTTCAGTTTCTGGATCGTAGTCGCATTCACTGAGTTTCACAACTTCGTAAACCAGCTGGTCTGTAAATTTCCCGAAGTTTCCATCACTTTCAACTTCCAATGAGTAATCAAGGGAATTGATggaatttaaaatagtagaactcatttaaaaaaagttaattcacgaattattatatcaagtatatttaatttgttccGAGAATGATGGGGGGATGTTACTTTAGTAGGATAATTTAAGCATTTGGAAATGATCATACACATTAGAGCATATTCAGGATTATTcctaatatttttaaataatttattcgtagaatcttattttttacccaaTAATTCATACTCTtttattaacacatttggtCATAAGTATTTCGAGGCTCCAACTCATagttttaaaactaaacaTATCGCAAAAGACCTTTTATCAAggtttaaaaataaaagtcTTCAAGTGAGGTTACACGAAGatagtaataatgtgtttaCAAATGAATTGGAAGATAGGTATACAAATCCTCCTGGATTTAACTTACCCGATCAAACACCAAGAAACGTTATCGCAAGATACATGTCCTTAAAGGACGCTCTGATATCAAATTCCGCAACGTTGATCATGTTGTCCATATATTTGATAAGGATATTCAGGACCTTAGTTATCGCAAGAACTTTTCTGGACACACTGATTCAAATTAACCCCTATTTACCTCCATTTAACTTCATTTACGACACAACTAACTTCTATCTTAAGTTCTGTGACTCCTTTCCTAAGTTTTTTGGGGTTAATCTTCTATCTGAGATTCCCTGGTTCATCCTGTCTGCCCTTGAACGGTACTTATTTTCACTACTGGGTCAGGAACcctaatattttatcaattttatacattccACATAGTATACttattgtattatattgaacagtttaacattaaaaGTGGAAgtttatctaaaaataaaagtgTAGAAGTTATATTACAAGAGCTGAAGTCCgacatttttattatttagtgaATCGAGAGGGACTGAGTCATTGAATGAAAGTgttagtttattatttacacataaataGGAGAGGATGAAGGCGAGGTTTTCCTCTGGAAACTTGTTAAAGTCTTTGTTACACTCTCTCTTACTGTAGAAGATGTGATAAACAGTCTCGATGTCTCTGGTTGTACATTGCGATTTAATGCATTCAAGAACTGAGTTTGCCATTTCTGTGAGAGGATATGGAAACACTCCGAAATTAAACTTAGACTTGAGCAAAAGGTTGCGTTTTTTCTTCAGAGACTCGATTTCGTCACCTTCAACTTTGTTATCCTTGGAATTAAGTGCCTTTGTGTAGTCTTGGTGAATTTGATATAGAGTGCTTCCTTTGTGACTCTTCTTTAAAAAAAGGGCTCCCCAAATAGAAACATTGTTCTTCTTGCAAAAGAACTGAATAGGGTGTAAGTAAAAGGCGTACTGCTTTTCAACAAGATATCCCAGAATCAAAGCCAGAAATGAGACGTCGACGTTCCTCAAAATCTCTTCGTTTTTAAAAGGAGGAAAGTTAACACTTGCAGTTCCCAGTTTATGAAGGCTGTAATTGGCCGTAACTTCGTCGTTTATTATCTTGTGCCATATTTCAAGCTGCTTGGAGAGTGTCAAGTTGTTGatctgaaaaattatttatagttAGTATTTTTCTAACTTGTTCCGTATAGAGTGGAGggaaatttttaaacttttcatGTGTATTAAAATCTACTGAGTCCAtcaacaattattatatttaggGAAGATTCCATGACCAGCATACACAACCCCCATGAGCAgtttattaaacaattattttcaataatgtcgtgtaaattatttagttttcTTTAATAAATGGCTGAAGATACGACTCCTTCCGTATCTCCAGTCGCTACAGCAGTCGTTCTCTCCCTATTTACCATCATAtttcttttattatacttcTTCAAGTAATTCCACTATTTTTTCACCAAAGTTCATTGTAtttataatgtgtaggttTAGATCTAAGCCGATATTCCCAGAGCCTGAGGAAGGAGGCTCAGTTTCATCTCATCGACCGAATATTGTAACACTGGATGAAACAAATGAAGGTGTGACCAACGAGGACGGCGAGGACGAGGATAAACCCAAAAAGATGCTAACTGCCAAACAGAGGAAGCGTCAAGAAATAAAAGAGGAGAGAAGGCGGCTGAAAGCGCTGGAAGATGAAGAACGTGAGGAGAGAAGGAAACTGCTTGCCAAGAAGCAGGAGCAGATAGAGGCAAAAAGACTTGAAAGGGAAACCTTGATGGAGGAGCAGGTATTATCATCAATGttatacttaataataatggaTTAGGAAAGAAAGAAACGAGAGGAAGAGGAGAGGGCCTACCAGGAGCTTGCCGCTACCTTCGTTGTAGAGAGTAAAGGAACAATTTCTGAAACGAACCAGTACACAGTTGACGACTTTATCAATTACATCGTTTCAAAAAAATTATCCAACGTTGAAGAGTTGTCAGCTCGGTTCTCTCTGAAAGCTAGTgtaagtttttaaaaatatttattttttaggaGGTTATTAAGCGTATTCAGGAACTAGAAGACCAGAATAAGCtttttggtaaattttaatatgtaaattttattttcaggcCTACTGGATGACCAGGGCCGATACATTTACATCACTGATGATGAATCTGAAGCAGTAATAGCCTACTTAAAGTCAAAGGGTAAATTACATAAGCAGAGAGATTTACTTTCCTTCTTCAACTCGACGATTTCCCTAGAGTCAAAGCCTGTAAGctttaaattcataaatttcTACAGGACTCAAATGTCGTGGATTTAGAGGACGAAGAATAGCAAttgtacaatattaataacctgtaatatattgttattattttattataaatataaacattGTTATAAACATTGTTCAAGACAATATAatcaaatatatattttaaaatgattagAGGAAATTGCTAAAGTGAGATTTCAGCTTATCCTTCAATTCGTCCTTGTTTAtattctcatttttaagTCGCTCGGTAACTTGAAATTCCAAAGCTTTCTTGAATTCTGGCCCAGAAGTTATTTTAGGTAAAAGGTCCATCAactaaaatacatttaatgaaatataTAACTCAAACCTCTTGGCCTGTGATTGGAGCTTTAAAGTTATAAGCTTCAGTTATCCTAAGGTCATTAGCAAGTGGAACCAGTTCATTATACACTTTATAGTctactaaaatattaaatgaaatCAAATACCTTTATCCAATTCAGCTAAGCATAATAACAATGATTCCtaaagaatttttattaccaAAAGTgaaaatatgtatatagGTTTCAGATAGAAATTACCTTCCATAGGGGACCTATTGACCTAATTACTGAGCCTAGAGAAACTCGATCCACTTTAGAATCATCCAGGAACTTTGCAAAGGTAACAGAGCCTTGAGAAATAGTGTGAGatctgaaaattttttaaaggGTTACAAAAGAACCTGGAGGAATATTGATTTGAAAGTTTTAAAAGTTCCTTGACCAAATATTCAGCAACTGACATTTTCCCAATAGGAGGAAGCTCTAACAATTTTTGAATAACAATATTGAaaactaatatatttaattttacctcGGGTTGGTGTCACAAGTGCTGACAAGTATAAGCATTTGTAATCAATTTCTGGAAACTTTGACTTCTTTAACCTTTCCATTAGTGAACATGATTTGGTGAGCATGTCGTCAGTAATTTGCCTCTTCATACGCTTCTTTTCCTCTTCATCATAGTCGTATGGAGGCACATTAAGAAGGACGTGTAAGATTTTgaatttatacattaagTTAAATGCCTCTGAAACATCACTTTtcagtaaaatattttcgATTTCCTGAGATATTCTTGGTCTAGTAACCTATAACCATGTGAAACCCttcaaataaatattattaatttgtaaaataatgaatatttcTAGTATTTAATACCTTTTGAGATAGTGCCTTTAAAACCTGTTCATTTATGGAATCTGTAAGTTTTTCGTCTAGTTCAAAGTTAAAACGTGAGCTAAATCTAACTGCCCTAATTAGTCTAAGAGGGTCGTCCATGAATGTTTCAAAGGGTGATGAACATGTTCTAATTATGCCATTTTTCAAGTCTTCAAGACCAGTTCCCGTAAAGTCCTCAATAAAATTCTTAGAAATGTTGTAAAACAGAGAATTAACTGTAAAGTCACGCCTCATAGCATCTTCTAGTGGAGTTCCAATTTTCATATCAGGAATCCTAGTATTTGAGGAATAATCTTCAGTTCTAAGATTAACAAAGTCTACATCAAACCCCAACAGGTTCATTGTTGCGGTTTCAAGGTGTTTAGACTGTTCAGGACACCTTTTTACCACTCCAACAGTCCTAGAAAAGCCGTATTTATCctttgtaaaattattcaaatattcACAAAACTTAATTCCTGTCATTTTTGGTATTGCAATATCAATGTCCTTGTTATTCTTATCAAGGAGTTTATCTCTAACCCAGCCTCCAACGACTCTAAGATCTGAAACAGAATTTAAGAAGGAATTAGGTTACCCATTTGCAAATCGTAAAAGTCTACGCATTCGTTAAGTAAGTTGAAAAGTCTATTCTCTGATTCCGTGATTTTAAACTTGGCTCTTCCAGATTTATCTGTGTAGTTGCGATAAACATCCAAATCTAACGAAACTGTCGTGTCGGTCATGTTGACATCTACATTTGATAGTTTAAGGAATTTATTATAGTTGTTGGTGTAATGAGTTCCAGATGTAAATATGGGACGGAACAAGGGTCTCAATTTACTTTCTCTGAAAGCGTAAACCGGcaaaatgaaattttttgatttaaattgaaacacattaacaaaattactGATTTCTAGCttatttaaactatttttgatgttgttgaaaatgatattaCTCATTTCATgattagttattttacagAAGTCCCACTTAACATAAGATTTCACAGTTAAGGagtcaaaaattaatagtatataaaaaattaatccGATACATTTTGAAAAGTTGATTAAAAGAACATTTTTATGCATAGAAGATTATTGAGTTAACCTATACAGCAcataatttagttatttaatagtgtgaaaaatacaaagaattaattataaaaactgaattttaattatttgttgacaaatataatttctgtaatataaataattaatggATGTTAGTGATAAAAAGTATCTATTGAGATTCCCGCCATTTAGATCGCAGGGTTGGTTAGAGGAAAATCGGACCTTGAAAGCTGTAGAACCGAGTTTGTGTGATGTTTCAATTCAGCCTAAGGGACT
The Theileria parva strain Muguga chromosome 3 map unlocalized ctg_530, whole genome shotgun sequence DNA segment above includes these coding regions:
- the DPH3 gene encoding Diphthamide biosynthesis protein 3, giving the protein MSSTILNSINSLDYSLEVESDGNFGKFTDQLVYEVVKLSECDYDPETETFYYLCPCGDLFEIALEDLLKGNLISECPSCSLRIRIDLKPGDLDQFVNMKTV
- a CDS encoding putative integral membrane protein; its protein translation is MIIHIRAYSGLFLIFLNNLFVESYFLPNNSYSFINTFGHKYFEAPTHSFKTKHIAKDLLSRFKNKSLQVRLHEDSNNVFTNELEDRYTNPPGFNLPDQTPRNVIARYMSLKDALISNSATLIMLSIYLIRIFRTLVIARTFLDTLIQINPYLPPFNFIYDTTNFYLKFCDSFPKFFGVNLLSEIPWFILSALERYLFSLLGQEP
- the CCA1 gene encoding Poly A polymerase head domain protein; the protein is MHKNVLLINFSKCIGLIFYILLIFDSLTVKSYVKWDFCKITNHEMSNIIFNNIKNSLNKLEISNFVNVFQFKSKNFILPVYAFRESKLRPLFRPIFTSGTHYTNNYNKFLKLSNVDVNMTDTTVSLDLDVYRNYTDKSGRAKFKITESENRLFNLLNECVDFYDLQMDLRVVGGWVRDKLLDKNNKDIDIAIPKMTGIKFCEYLNNFTKDKYGFSRTVGVVKRCPEQSKHLETATMNLLGFDVDFVNLRTEDYSSNTRIPDMKIGTPLEDAMRRDFTVNSLFYNISKNFIEDFTGTGLEDLKNGIIRTCSSPFETFMDDPLRLIRAVRFSSRFNFELDEKLTDSINEQVLKALSQKVTRPRISQEIENILLKSDVSEAFNLMYKFKILHVLLNVPPYDYDEEEKKRMKRQITDDMLTKSCSLMERLKKSKFPEIDYKCLYLSALVTPTRELPPIGKMSVAEYLVKELLKLSNQYSSRSHTISQGSVTFAKFLDDSKVDRVSLGSVIRSIGPLWKESLLLCLAELDKVDYKVYNELVPLANDLRITEAYNFKAPITGQELMDLLPKITSGPEFKKALEFQVTERLKNENINKDELKDKLKSHFSNFL
- a CDS encoding ESCRT-II complex subunit family protein, translating into MDSVDFNTHEKFKNFPPLYTEQINNLTLSKQLEIWHKIINDEVTANYSLHKLGTASVNFPPFKNEEILRNVDVSFLALILGYLVEKQYAFYLHPIQFFCKKNNVSIWGALFLKKSHKGSTLYQIHQDYTKALNSKDNKVEGDEIESLKKKRNLLLKSKFNFGVFPYPLTEMANSVLECIKSQCTTRDIETVYHIFYSKRECNKDFNKFPEENLAFILSYLCVNNKLTLSFNDSVPLDSLNNKNVGLQLL
- a CDS encoding DDRGK domain protein — its product is MAEDTTPSVSPVATAVVLSLFTIIFLLLYFFKFRSKPIFPEPEEGGSVSSHRPNIVTLDETNEGVTNEDGEDEDKPKKMLTAKQRKRQEIKEERRRLKALEDEEREERRKLLAKKQEQIEAKRLERETLMEEQERKKREEEERAYQELAATFVVESKGTISETNQYTVDDFINYIVSKKLSNVEELSARFSLKASEVIKRIQELEDQNKLFGLLDDQGRYIYITDDESEAVIAYLKSKGKLHKQRDLLSFFNSTISLESKPDSNVVDLEDEE